The Streptomyces sp. NBC_00440 genome contains a region encoding:
- the nadA gene encoding quinolinate synthase NadA gives MTTAQPRQDLDVQPSALALLLLGREADPKSERGVECPGDLPSPSDPDLVERARAAKEKLGDKVFVLGHHYQRDEVIQFADVTGDSFKLARDAAARPEAEYIVFCGVHFMAESADILTTGDQKVVLPDLAAGCSMADMATAEQVAECWDVLTDAGVADRVVPVSYMNSSADIKAFTGRHGGTICTSSNAKRALEWAFDQGEQVLFLPDQHLGRNTAVRDLGMSLDDCVLYNPHKPNGGLTAEQLRGAKMILWRGHCSVHGRFSLDSVNDVRERIPGVRVLVHPECKHEVVSAADEVGSTEYIIKALDAAPAGSKWAIGTELNLVRRVANAHPDKEIVFLDKTVCFCSTMNRIDLPHLVWTLESLAEGNLVNRIEVDPETEKYAKLALERMLALP, from the coding sequence GTGACCACCGCCCAGCCCCGTCAGGATCTCGATGTACAGCCCTCGGCACTTGCGCTGCTGCTGCTCGGCCGCGAGGCCGACCCGAAGAGCGAGCGCGGTGTGGAGTGCCCGGGCGACCTGCCCTCCCCGTCCGACCCGGACCTGGTGGAGCGCGCCCGCGCGGCCAAGGAGAAGCTCGGGGACAAGGTCTTCGTGCTCGGCCACCACTACCAGCGCGACGAGGTCATCCAGTTCGCCGACGTGACCGGCGACTCCTTCAAGCTCGCCCGCGACGCGGCCGCCAGGCCGGAGGCCGAGTACATCGTCTTCTGCGGCGTGCACTTCATGGCCGAGTCGGCGGACATCCTGACCACAGGCGACCAGAAGGTCGTGCTCCCCGACCTGGCGGCGGGGTGCTCGATGGCCGACATGGCCACCGCCGAGCAGGTCGCCGAGTGCTGGGACGTGCTGACCGACGCCGGCGTCGCCGACCGCGTGGTGCCCGTCTCGTACATGAACTCGTCCGCCGACATCAAGGCCTTCACCGGCCGGCACGGCGGCACCATCTGTACGTCGTCGAACGCGAAGCGCGCCCTGGAGTGGGCCTTCGACCAGGGCGAGCAGGTCCTCTTCCTCCCCGACCAGCACCTGGGCCGCAACACCGCCGTACGTGACCTGGGGATGTCGCTGGACGACTGCGTCCTCTACAACCCGCACAAGCCGAACGGCGGCCTCACCGCCGAGCAGCTGCGTGGCGCGAAGATGATCCTGTGGCGCGGGCACTGCTCGGTGCACGGGCGGTTCTCGCTGGACTCGGTGAACGACGTCCGCGAGCGGATACCCGGTGTACGGGTGCTGGTCCACCCCGAGTGCAAGCACGAGGTCGTCTCGGCCGCGGACGAGGTGGGCTCGACCGAGTACATCATCAAGGCGCTCGACGCGGCCCCCGCCGGTTCGAAGTGGGCGATCGGGACCGAGCTCAACCTGGTGCGCCGGGTGGCCAACGCGCACCCGGACAAGGAGATCGTCTTCCTCGACAAGACGGTGTGCTTCTGCTCGACGATGAACCGGATCGATCTGCCGCATCTGGTGTGGACGCTGGAGTCGCTGGCCGAGGGCAATCTGGTGAACCGGATCGAGGTCGATCCGGAGACCGAGAAGTACGCGAAGCTGGCGCTGGAGCGGATGCTGGCGCTGCCGTAG
- a CDS encoding efflux RND transporter permease subunit gives MSWLSRFSLAQRALIGLISIVAVVFGAIAIPQLKQQLLPTIELPMVSVLAPYQGASPDVVEKQVVEPLEDTIKAVDGIKGVTSTASEGNAVIMAQFDYGNGTKQLVADVQQAVNRARVKIPDSVDPQVVAGSTDDIPTVVLAVTSNKDQQALSDQLNRSVVPVLQNIDGVGQVSVDGVRDLQVTVTPDSQKLAAAGLNAATLSQALQAGGATLPAGSFSEDGKSRTVQVGGGYTSLKQIEDLRVTGQPAPGGASAGGKAPKPVRLGDIAKVAEQPATPVSITRTNGKPSLSLSLTMDQDGSAVAISDAVKDKLPELRKTLGSDSDLTVIFDQGPSVSKSISGLTTEGALGLLFAVIVILLFLASLRSTLVTALSIPISVLLALIVLWTRDLSLNMLTLGALTIAIGRVVDDSIVVLENIKRHLSYGEERQAAIIGAVREVAGAVTSSTLTTVAVFLPIGLVGGMVGQLFGSFSITITAALLASLLVSLTVVPVFSYWFLRAPKGSAGVDPQELRRRAEEKEERGRLQRFYVPVLRFATRRRITSLVIAAVVLIATFGMAPLLKTNFFDQGDQDTLSLTQKLDPGTSLQAADTAAKKVEKVLDGIDTIKNYQVTVGSSGFAAAFGGGTGANQASYQVTLKNASDYDATQDRIEKGLAKLHGIGDASVGSGGGFGDQDLSVVVKAGDGDTLKKASEQVRAAVAKLDHVKDVQSDLSQSVPRISVKTNDKAAAAGFNETTLGAAVGQAVQGTKSGQIILDDSERDVVVKSAQPAATLAQLRNLNLGAVKLGDIATVKLVPGPVSMTRIDGARAATITAKPTGDNTGAVTTALQSKINEVKKALPSGATVEIGGVSSDQSDAFKNLALAMLAAVAIVFMLLVATFRSLVQPLILLVSIPFAATGAIGLLLATGTPMGVPAMIGMLMLIGIVVTNAIVLIDLINQYRSQGLGVVEAVVEGGRHRLRPILMTALATIFALLPMALGVTGEGGFISQPLAVVVIGGLITSTLLTLLLVPTLYALVELRKERRAAKKEAKRQKQSGDGTPSGADSTSDEPEPANV, from the coding sequence ATGTCCTGGCTGTCCAGATTCAGCCTCGCGCAACGGGCCCTGATCGGGCTGATATCGATCGTCGCCGTCGTCTTCGGTGCGATCGCGATACCGCAGCTCAAGCAGCAGCTGCTGCCCACCATCGAACTGCCGATGGTGTCGGTGCTCGCCCCGTACCAGGGCGCGTCCCCCGACGTGGTCGAGAAGCAGGTCGTCGAGCCGCTCGAAGACACCATCAAGGCCGTCGACGGCATCAAGGGCGTGACCTCCACGGCGAGTGAGGGCAACGCCGTCATCATGGCCCAGTTCGACTACGGCAACGGCACCAAGCAGCTCGTCGCCGATGTCCAGCAGGCCGTGAACCGGGCCCGGGTGAAGATCCCCGACTCGGTCGACCCGCAGGTCGTCGCCGGTTCGACCGACGACATCCCGACGGTCGTCCTCGCCGTCACCTCCAACAAGGACCAGCAGGCCCTCTCCGACCAGCTCAACCGCTCGGTCGTCCCGGTCCTGCAGAACATCGACGGTGTCGGCCAGGTCAGCGTCGACGGCGTGCGGGACCTCCAGGTCACCGTCACCCCCGACTCCCAGAAGCTGGCGGCCGCCGGACTGAACGCGGCGACCCTCAGCCAGGCACTCCAGGCGGGCGGCGCCACCCTCCCGGCCGGTTCGTTCTCCGAGGACGGCAAGAGCCGCACGGTCCAGGTCGGCGGCGGCTACACCTCGCTGAAGCAGATCGAGGACCTGCGCGTCACCGGCCAGCCCGCGCCGGGCGGCGCCTCCGCGGGAGGCAAGGCCCCGAAGCCGGTCCGCCTCGGTGACATCGCCAAGGTCGCCGAGCAGCCCGCGACCCCGGTCTCCATCACCCGTACGAACGGAAAGCCCAGCCTCTCCCTGTCGCTGACGATGGACCAGGACGGCAGCGCCGTCGCCATCTCCGACGCGGTCAAGGACAAGCTCCCCGAGCTCCGCAAGACCCTCGGCTCCGACAGCGACCTGACGGTCATCTTCGACCAGGGCCCGTCCGTCTCGAAGTCGATCTCCGGCCTCACCACCGAGGGCGCGCTCGGCCTCCTCTTCGCCGTGATCGTCATCCTGCTCTTCCTGGCGTCGCTCCGCTCCACCCTGGTCACCGCGCTCTCCATCCCCATCTCGGTGCTCCTGGCGCTGATCGTGCTGTGGACCCGTGACCTCTCGCTCAACATGCTCACCCTCGGCGCGCTCACCATCGCGATCGGCCGGGTGGTCGACGACTCGATCGTCGTCCTGGAGAACATCAAGCGGCATCTGAGCTACGGCGAGGAGCGCCAGGCGGCGATCATCGGCGCGGTCCGGGAGGTCGCGGGCGCGGTCACGTCCTCCACCCTGACGACCGTGGCGGTCTTCCTGCCGATCGGCCTCGTCGGCGGCATGGTGGGCCAGCTCTTCGGCTCGTTCTCCATCACGATCACCGCTGCGCTGCTCGCCTCGCTGCTGGTCTCGCTGACGGTGGTCCCGGTCTTCTCGTACTGGTTCCTGCGCGCGCCCAAGGGCTCGGCCGGTGTCGACCCGCAGGAGCTGCGCCGCAGGGCCGAGGAGAAGGAGGAGCGCGGCCGCCTGCAGCGCTTCTACGTCCCGGTGCTGCGCTTCGCGACCCGGCGCCGTATCACCAGCCTGGTCATCGCGGCCGTGGTGCTCATCGCCACCTTCGGCATGGCCCCGCTGCTCAAGACCAACTTCTTCGACCAGGGCGACCAGGACACCCTCTCGCTCACCCAGAAGCTCGACCCGGGCACCAGCCTGCAGGCCGCCGACACCGCGGCCAAGAAGGTCGAGAAGGTGCTCGACGGCATCGACACGATCAAGAACTACCAGGTCACCGTCGGCTCCTCCGGCTTCGCCGCTGCCTTCGGCGGCGGTACGGGCGCCAACCAGGCCTCGTACCAGGTGACCCTGAAGAACGCGTCGGACTACGACGCGACCCAGGACCGCATCGAGAAGGGCCTCGCCAAGCTGCACGGCATCGGCGACGCCAGCGTCGGCAGCGGCGGCGGCTTCGGCGATCAGGACCTCAGCGTCGTGGTCAAGGCCGGCGACGGCGACACCCTCAAGAAGGCGTCCGAGCAGGTACGGGCCGCGGTGGCCAAGCTCGACCACGTCAAGGACGTGCAGAGCGACCTCTCGCAGAGCGTGCCGCGCATCTCGGTGAAGACCAACGACAAGGCGGCCGCAGCGGGCTTCAACGAGACGACGCTGGGCGCGGCCGTCGGCCAGGCGGTCCAGGGCACCAAGTCGGGCCAGATCATCCTGGACGACAGCGAGCGGGACGTCGTCGTGAAGTCGGCGCAGCCGGCCGCCACCCTCGCCCAGCTGCGGAACCTGAACCTCGGCGCGGTCAAGCTCGGCGACATCGCCACGGTCAAGCTGGTCCCGGGACCGGTCTCGATGACCCGTATCGACGGCGCCCGCGCCGCGACGATCACGGCGAAGCCGACCGGTGACAACACGGGCGCGGTCACCACCGCGCTCCAGTCCAAGATCAACGAGGTCAAGAAGGCGCTGCCCAGCGGTGCGACCGTCGAGATCGGCGGTGTCTCCTCCGACCAGAGCGACGCGTTCAAGAACCTGGCGCTGGCCATGCTGGCCGCCGTCGCGATCGTGTTCATGCTGCTGGTGGCGACGTTCCGCTCGCTGGTCCAGCCGCTGATCCTGCTGGTCTCGATCCCGTTCGCGGCCACCGGAGCCATCGGTCTGCTGCTCGCCACCGGCACCCCGATGGGTGTCCCGGCGATGATCGGCATGCTGATGCTCATCGGCATCGTGGTCACCAACGCGATCGTGCTGATCGACCTGATCAACCAGTACCGCTCGCAGGGCCTCGGCGTGGTCGAGGCGGTCGTGGAGGGCGGCAGGCACCGTCTGCGGCCGATCCTGATGACCGCACTGGCGACGATCTTCGCGCTGCTCCCGATGGCGCTCGGCGTCACCGGCGAGGGCGGGTTCATCTCGCAGCCGCTGGCGGTGGTGGTGATCGGCGGTCTGATCACATCGACGCTGCTGACGCTGCTGCTGGTGCCGACGCTCTACGCGCTGGTGGAGCTCCGCAAGGAGCGCCGGGCGGCGAAGAAGGAGGCCAAGCGCCAGAAGCAGTCGGGCGACGGGACTCCCTCGGGCGCCGACTCGACGTCGGACGAGCCGGAGCCGGCGAACGTCTGA
- a CDS encoding response regulator transcription factor, with translation MTIRVLLADDQTLLRSAFRVLVDSEPDMEVVGEAADGAQAVALARSEAPDVVLMDIRMPGTDGLAATRMISTDPELTAVHVVMLTTFEVDEYVVQSLRAGASGFLGKGAEPEELLNAIRIAAAGEALLSPVATKGLIARFLAQGGSSDGSDPEAYAGRLAALTVREREVLVQVGGGHSNDEIAERLSVSPLTVKTHVNRAMAKLGARDRAQLVVIAYESGLVHPRA, from the coding sequence ATGACGATCAGGGTGTTGCTCGCCGACGACCAGACGCTGCTGCGCAGCGCGTTCCGGGTGCTGGTGGACTCGGAGCCCGACATGGAGGTCGTCGGGGAGGCGGCGGACGGCGCGCAGGCAGTGGCCCTCGCCCGCTCCGAGGCCCCCGATGTCGTCCTGATGGACATCCGGATGCCCGGCACGGACGGACTCGCCGCCACCCGCATGATCAGCACCGACCCCGAACTCACCGCGGTGCACGTGGTGATGCTCACGACCTTCGAGGTGGACGAGTACGTGGTCCAGTCCCTGCGGGCCGGTGCGTCCGGGTTCCTCGGCAAGGGCGCGGAGCCGGAGGAGCTGCTCAACGCCATCCGTATCGCGGCGGCGGGGGAGGCGCTGCTCTCCCCGGTCGCCACCAAGGGGCTCATCGCGCGTTTCCTTGCCCAGGGCGGCAGTTCGGACGGATCGGACCCCGAGGCGTACGCGGGACGGCTCGCCGCGCTCACCGTCCGCGAGCGTGAAGTCCTCGTCCAGGTCGGCGGCGGCCACTCCAACGACGAGATCGCCGAGCGGCTGTCCGTCAGCCCGCTCACCGTCAAGACACATGTGAACCGGGCGATGGCGAAGCTGGGGGCCCGCGACCGGGCCCAATTGGTGGTAATCGCCTACGAATCGGGCCTGGTCCACCCAAGGGCGTAG
- a CDS encoding sensor histidine kinase, with protein sequence MTPPSKAATRYARASGWLRAHPTALDAVLALAVLVCMITGSFASAGGPDGPTFGTRSPELRSVILMLVGAAALVLRRRSPMPVLAVTGAVTMVELIAGEPPAPVAMSAVIALYTVASRTDRPTTWRVGLLTMAVLTASAMCFSRTPWYSQENLGIFAWTGMASAAGDAVRSRRAFVDAIRERAERAERTRDEEARRRVAEERLRIARDLHDVVAHHIALVNVQAGVAAHVMDKRPDQAKEALAHVREASRSALNELRATVGLLRQSGDPEAPTEPAPGLAVLDDLVDTFRNAGLPVEVACSHEQTAMPAAVDLAAYRIIQEALTNVRKHAGPGARAEVSVVRVGPALEVTVLDDGAGRGAESGPESAGYGASADGGGHGLTGMRERAAALRGSCSAGPRYGGGFRVQAILPVTAGAGEDV encoded by the coding sequence GTGACCCCACCGTCGAAAGCCGCCACCCGCTACGCCCGGGCCAGCGGCTGGCTGCGCGCCCATCCGACGGCGCTCGACGCCGTGCTGGCCCTGGCGGTGCTCGTCTGCATGATCACCGGTTCGTTCGCCTCGGCGGGCGGCCCCGACGGCCCGACCTTCGGCACCCGGAGCCCCGAGCTGCGCAGCGTCATCCTGATGCTGGTCGGCGCCGCCGCTCTGGTGCTGCGGCGCCGCAGTCCGATGCCCGTGCTCGCGGTGACCGGCGCGGTCACCATGGTCGAGCTGATCGCGGGGGAGCCGCCCGCGCCGGTGGCGATGAGCGCGGTCATCGCGCTCTACACGGTCGCCTCCCGCACTGACCGCCCCACCACCTGGCGGGTCGGGCTGCTCACGATGGCCGTGCTGACGGCATCGGCGATGTGCTTCAGCCGGACCCCCTGGTACTCGCAGGAGAACCTCGGGATCTTCGCGTGGACCGGAATGGCGTCGGCGGCGGGCGACGCCGTACGCAGCCGCCGCGCCTTTGTCGACGCCATCCGGGAGCGGGCCGAGCGGGCGGAGCGCACCCGCGACGAGGAGGCCAGGCGCCGGGTCGCCGAGGAGCGGCTGCGGATCGCCCGCGACCTCCACGATGTCGTCGCCCACCACATCGCCCTGGTCAACGTCCAGGCAGGGGTGGCGGCCCATGTCATGGACAAGCGCCCCGACCAGGCCAAGGAGGCGCTGGCGCACGTACGGGAGGCCAGTCGCTCCGCGCTCAACGAACTGCGCGCCACCGTCGGCCTGCTGCGCCAGTCCGGCGACCCCGAGGCACCCACCGAACCGGCGCCGGGCCTCGCGGTGCTCGACGACCTGGTCGACACCTTCCGCAACGCCGGACTCCCGGTGGAGGTGGCCTGCAGCCACGAGCAGACCGCCATGCCCGCCGCCGTCGACCTGGCCGCGTACCGGATCATCCAGGAGGCGCTGACCAATGTGCGCAAGCACGCGGGGCCCGGCGCGCGGGCCGAGGTCAGCGTGGTGCGGGTGGGACCCGCCCTGGAGGTCACCGTCCTCGACGACGGCGCGGGCCGGGGCGCGGAGTCCGGGCCGGAGAGCGCCGGGTACGGCGCGTCGGCGGACGGCGGGGGCCACGGCCTGACCGGGATGCGCGAGCGGGCGGCCGCGCTGCGGGGTTCCTGCTCGGCGGGGCCCCGCTACGGCGGCGGCTTCCGCGTACAGGCGATACTGCCGGTCACGGCCGGAGCGGGGGAGGACGTATGA
- the pspAA gene encoding PspA-associated protein PspAA, with protein MIVRIMGEGQMELADSHLTELNKLDDELLVEVQGGDEAGFRRTLHALLDKVRDLGTPLPDDSLAPSELILPPAEATLADVRDMLNDDGLIPG; from the coding sequence ATGATCGTACGGATCATGGGTGAAGGCCAGATGGAGCTGGCCGACAGCCACCTCACGGAGCTCAACAAGCTGGACGACGAGCTGCTCGTCGAGGTGCAGGGCGGCGACGAAGCAGGTTTCCGTCGCACACTCCACGCCCTGCTCGACAAGGTCAGGGACCTGGGAACGCCGCTCCCCGACGACTCCCTGGCACCGTCGGAGCTGATCCTGCCGCCCGCCGAAGCGACTCTGGCGGACGTCAGGGACATGCTCAACGACGACGGTCTGATCCCGGGCTGA
- a CDS encoding PspA/IM30 family protein, whose protein sequence is MSGVMKRMGMIFRAKANKALDRAEDPRETLDYSYQKQLELLQKVRRGVADVATSRKRLELQLNQLQGQSTKLEDQGRKALALGREDLAREALSRRAALQQQVTDLETQHQTLQGEEEKLTLAAQRLQAKVDAFRTKKETIKATYTAAQAQTRIAESFSGISEEMGDVGQAIARAEDKTAQLQARAGAIDELLASGALDDQSGMGKDDISAELDRISGGTDVELELQRMKAELAGGSSASQQAIEGSEPQDRPHPNLDKQ, encoded by the coding sequence ATGAGCGGTGTCATGAAGCGTATGGGAATGATCTTCCGCGCGAAGGCCAACAAGGCCCTGGACCGGGCCGAGGATCCGCGCGAGACCCTCGATTACTCGTACCAGAAGCAGCTCGAACTGCTTCAGAAGGTACGCCGCGGGGTCGCCGATGTGGCTACCTCGCGCAAGCGTCTCGAACTGCAGCTGAACCAGCTGCAGGGACAGTCCACCAAGCTGGAGGACCAGGGACGCAAGGCCCTCGCGCTGGGCCGTGAGGACCTGGCCCGGGAGGCGCTGTCGCGCCGTGCCGCGTTGCAGCAGCAGGTCACCGACCTGGAGACGCAGCACCAGACGCTGCAGGGCGAGGAGGAGAAGCTCACTCTCGCCGCTCAGCGTCTGCAGGCCAAGGTCGACGCCTTCCGTACGAAGAAGGAGACCATCAAGGCCACCTACACGGCGGCCCAGGCGCAGACCCGGATCGCCGAGTCCTTCTCGGGTATCTCCGAGGAGATGGGCGATGTCGGCCAGGCCATCGCACGGGCCGAGGACAAGACCGCCCAGCTGCAGGCCAGGGCGGGTGCGATCGACGAACTGCTCGCCTCGGGTGCCCTGGACGACCAGTCCGGCATGGGGAAGGACGACATCTCCGCCGAGCTGGACCGGATCTCCGGTGGTACGGATGTGGAGCTGGAACTGCAGCGCATGAAGGCCGAGCTGGCCGGCGGGTCCTCCGCTTCCCAGCAGGCCATCGAAGGCAGTGAGCCGCAGGACAGGCCCCATCCGAATCTGGACAAGCAGTAG
- a CDS encoding DUF3043 domain-containing protein codes for MFRSRANEEKVRTSKVTPDLSKQPRDPQAPKGRPTPKRNEAQSQRRRAVTPTTDRKEASKRQREARRADMAKQREALASGDERYLPARDKGPVRRFARDYVDSRWCLAEFFLPLAVVILVLSVIQVPGIQSIALLLWLIVIVLIIIDSAGVWFRMRKQMNERFPDQPKGGALAYGLMRTLQMRRMRLPKPQVKRGERP; via the coding sequence GTGTTCCGAAGCCGCGCCAATGAAGAGAAGGTCCGCACCTCCAAGGTGACGCCGGACCTCTCCAAGCAGCCCCGCGACCCGCAGGCTCCCAAAGGTCGCCCCACCCCCAAGCGGAATGAGGCGCAGTCCCAGCGACGCCGCGCGGTCACTCCCACGACCGACCGCAAGGAGGCGTCCAAGCGTCAGCGCGAGGCCCGCCGTGCGGACATGGCCAAGCAGCGTGAGGCTCTCGCCAGCGGCGACGAGCGTTATCTGCCGGCCCGGGACAAGGGCCCGGTCCGCCGCTTCGCGCGGGACTACGTGGACTCGCGCTGGTGCCTCGCCGAGTTCTTCCTGCCGCTCGCCGTGGTCATCCTGGTACTGAGCGTCATCCAGGTGCCCGGCATCCAGAGCATCGCGCTGCTGCTCTGGCTCATCGTGATCGTGCTGATCATCATCGACTCGGCCGGAGTCTGGTTCCGGATGAGGAAGCAGATGAACGAGCGCTTCCCGGACCAGCCCAAGGGCGGCGCCCTGGCCTACGGTCTGATGCGCACGCTCCAGATGCGCCGGATGCGTCTGCCGAAGCCGCAGGTCAAGCGCGGAGAGCGGCCCTGA
- a CDS encoding methyltransferase domain-containing protein — protein MKGLGGLRNTVRQELVARQLDEQLAARFPVGQRLRILDVGTGQGTQALRLARAGHTLTGLESDPAMLKVARDALATEPEGIRARMRLLDGDGRETGAHFLPGSFDVVLCHGVLMYADEPDAMLAGLARMLAPGGLLSLLVRNADALAMRPGMAGDWPGALAAFDSDTYTNRLGLKARADRLEAVTATLAGIAAPLHAWYGVRVFTDNVGNDEELPSAHELDQLLAAEDRAGRTEPYKNVAALLHLCGVRG, from the coding sequence CTGAAGGGCCTGGGAGGGCTCCGCAACACCGTTCGCCAGGAGCTCGTCGCGCGTCAGCTCGACGAGCAGCTCGCAGCGCGTTTCCCGGTGGGGCAGCGGCTGCGGATCCTCGACGTCGGTACGGGGCAGGGCACCCAGGCCCTGCGGCTGGCCCGTGCCGGGCACACGCTGACCGGCCTGGAGTCCGACCCCGCGATGCTCAAGGTGGCCCGTGACGCGCTGGCCACCGAGCCGGAGGGCATTCGCGCGCGGATGCGGCTGCTGGACGGGGACGGCCGGGAGACCGGTGCGCACTTCCTGCCCGGCAGTTTCGACGTGGTGCTCTGTCACGGCGTCCTGATGTACGCCGATGAGCCGGACGCGATGCTGGCCGGTCTCGCCCGGATGCTGGCACCCGGCGGCTTGCTCTCGCTGCTCGTGCGGAACGCCGACGCGCTCGCCATGCGGCCGGGGATGGCCGGTGACTGGCCCGGCGCACTGGCCGCCTTCGACAGCGACACGTACACCAACCGGCTGGGCCTGAAGGCCCGCGCCGACCGGCTCGAAGCGGTCACCGCCACCCTGGCCGGTATCGCCGCCCCCCTCCATGCCTGGTACGGGGTCCGGGTCTTCACGGACAACGTGGGCAATGACGAGGAGCTGCCGTCCGCCCACGAGCTGGACCAGCTGCTGGCTGCCGAGGACCGTGCCGGGCGCACCGAGCCGTACAAGAACGTGGCGGCGCTGCTGCATCTGTGCGGTGTACGGGGCTGA
- a CDS encoding S1C family serine protease: MDSSRTRGRFRSRAHRLLLPLTAGICGVALVGGCSGSGSSTGPAAGHGPSASPSVAADPAATDGGDALQSNYEQVIKNVLPSVVQIESGNDLGSGIVYDSKGDIVTNAHVVGKAKQFKVTSATGGGQLHARLVSSYPAQDLAVIKLDKVPSGLKAASFSQSSKVDMGKIVLALGSPLGLSSSVTQGIVSATGRTVSEGSSGGGTGATIGNMVQTSAAINPGNSGGALVGLDGKVIGIPTLAATDPQLGSGAAPGIGFAIPASMVTNIAGQIIKDGKVTNSGRAALGITGRTVVGANFQPAGVAVVSLTKGGAAGAAGLKTGDIVTRVAATQVKSLTALSEVLASYKPGQKVKVGYERDGSAKTAEVTLGTM; the protein is encoded by the coding sequence ATGGATTCCTCCCGTACCCGTGGCCGTTTCCGTAGCCGTGCGCACCGGTTGCTGCTGCCGCTGACCGCAGGAATCTGTGGCGTCGCCCTGGTCGGCGGCTGCTCAGGTTCCGGTTCCTCGACAGGCCCCGCCGCCGGCCACGGTCCTTCGGCGTCCCCGTCGGTGGCTGCCGACCCCGCCGCCACCGACGGCGGGGACGCCCTGCAGAGCAACTACGAGCAGGTGATCAAGAACGTCCTGCCCTCGGTCGTCCAGATCGAGTCGGGCAACGACCTCGGCTCGGGCATCGTCTACGACAGCAAGGGCGACATCGTCACCAACGCCCATGTGGTCGGCAAGGCCAAGCAGTTCAAGGTCACATCGGCCACCGGCGGCGGCCAGCTGCACGCCCGGCTCGTCTCCAGCTACCCCGCACAGGATCTGGCGGTCATCAAGCTGGACAAGGTGCCGTCCGGGCTGAAGGCCGCCTCCTTCAGCCAGTCGTCCAAGGTCGACATGGGGAAGATCGTGCTCGCGCTGGGCTCGCCCCTCGGGCTCTCCAGCAGCGTCACCCAGGGGATCGTCTCCGCCACCGGACGCACCGTCAGCGAGGGCAGCTCCGGCGGCGGCACCGGGGCCACCATCGGGAACATGGTGCAGACCTCGGCCGCGATCAACCCCGGCAACAGCGGGGGCGCACTGGTCGGCCTGGACGGGAAGGTCATCGGCATCCCCACGCTGGCGGCGACCGATCCGCAGCTGGGCAGCGGCGCCGCACCCGGCATCGGCTTCGCCATCCCGGCCTCGATGGTGACCAACATCGCGGGCCAGATCATCAAGGACGGCAAGGTCACCAACTCGGGCCGGGCCGCCCTGGGGATCACCGGGCGCACCGTCGTGGGCGCCAATTTCCAGCCCGCGGGGGTCGCGGTGGTCTCCCTCACGAAGGGCGGCGCTGCGGGCGCCGCCGGGCTGAAGACCGGGGACATCGTCACCCGGGTGGCCGCCACTCAGGTCAAGTCGCTGACGGCGCTCTCCGAGGTGCTGGCTTCGTACAAGCCGGGGCAGAAGGTCAAGGTCGGCTACGAGCGGGACGGCAGCGCGAAGACGGCCGAGGTCACGCTCGGCACGATGTAG